Proteins encoded within one genomic window of Fragaria vesca subsp. vesca linkage group LG1, FraVesHawaii_1.0, whole genome shotgun sequence:
- the LOC101303272 gene encoding F-box/kelch-repeat protein At3g06240-like — MEVGSEKQKTEDGGQNVDLPPEIIDAILSRLPVKSLCRFKLVSKSWQSLISDLDFVANYSKATIENMDVLFRRRPLLFTLMDSEPSQGMYSLDLDQFLNENPNAGVDGLVATPSELDFVYNHLPNGIDWFPFALYSCHGLFLSHLWSGDFSVNLIDPLTKESKTIPEPPKWRLGFGFGRYLHGFGFDHSINEYKVINGQHYDDGVMFSVYTLQIGSWRQIDCLFP, encoded by the coding sequence ATGGAAGTTGGTTCTGAAAAACAGAAGACAGAAGACGGTGGACAAAATGTCGACCTTCCACCCGAGATAATAGATGCGATTCTTTCAAGGTTACCAGTGAAGTCCTTGTGCCGGTTCAAGCTTGTATCCAAGTCCTGGCAGTCCCTAATCTCCGATCTTGATTTCGTCGCAAACTATTCCAAAGCCACCATTGAGAATATGGATGTCTTGTTTAGAAGACGGCCCCTCCTCTTTACTTTAATGGACTCGGAACCAAGCCAAGGGATGTACTCATTGGATCTTGACCAGTTTCTCAATGAGAATCCTAATGCTGGTGTTGATGGTCTAGTAGCAACACCCTCTGAGCTCGACTTTGTTTACAATCATCTTCCAAATGGTATAGATTGGTTTCCCTTTGCCCTATATTCCTGCCATGGATTGTTCCTGTCACATTTATGGTCTGGCGACTTCAGCGTCAATTTGATCGACCCTCTAACCAAGGAATCAAAGACAATACCAGAGCCACCAAAATGGAGGCTTGGATTTGGATTTGGTCGGTACTTACATGGATTTGGATTTGATCACTCGATCAATGAATACAAGGTGATTAATGGGCAGCATTATGATGATGGAGTTATGTTTAGTGTCTATACATTGCAGATTGGTTCTTGGCGACAGATTGACTGCTTATTTCCCTAA
- the LOC101295847 gene encoding 1-aminocyclopropane-1-carboxylate oxidase homolog 6-like has protein sequence MKMAAMDGNSGFDRMKEVKEFDESKIGVRGLSDSGITSIPRFFIHPLDSLPCNNLNSSTNTTSIPLLDLANLNSPTHRPKIIRQIKDAASTWGFFQVINHGIPLAILDETIRSITAFHEQPHEIKAKHYRRQEHHGVMYTSNNDLYRSKAACWHDSLQVYMAPEELKVEEDIPDICRKEIIAWDFHASKVAEALFELLAEGLGLEAGKFKELGFMKARLFLGHCYPYCPQPDLTVGIKSHTDAGLTVLLQNQVGGLQVKHGSEWVDVKPLPGALTVNIGDFIQIISNGEYQSVEHRVLANSSKEPRISVLSFNNVGGWKESDEFGPFPELLSAEKPALYRGFTVPEFHQSFYSKGLDGKNIVERVTLH, from the exons ATGAAAATGGCAGCCATGGATGGAAATTCGGGATTCGACCGAATGAAGGAAGTGAAAGAATTCGACGAGTCAAAGATTGGAGTAAGGGGCCTTTCCGACTCTGGCATCACTTCTATTCCTCGCTTCTTCATACACCCGCTTGACTCTCTTCCTTGTAATAACTTGAACTCTAGCACCAACACTACCTCCATCCCCTTACTCGACTTGGCCAACCTCAACTCCCCCACCCACCGTCCCAAAATTATCCGGCAAATCAAAGACGCCGCGTCGACGTGGGGATTCTTCCAAGTCATCAACCACGGCATACCACTAGCAATCCTTGATGAGACGATCCGAAGCATCACAGCCTTCCATGAACAACCGCACGAGATCAAAGCCAAACACTACAGACGCCAAGAGCACCATGGAGTCATGTACACTAGCAACAATGACTTGTACCGGAGTAAGGCTGCCTGTTGGCATGACTCGCTTCAG GTGTATATGGCACCAGAGGAGTTAAAGGTGGAGGAGGACATCCCAGATATATGTCGTAAGGAGATTATTGCATGGGATTTTCATGCATCCAAAGTAGCCGAGGCGTTATTTGAGCTGTTGGCCGAGGGGCTTGGTTTGGAAGCTGGGAAGTTCAAGGAGTTGGGTTTTATGAAAGCTAGGTTATTCTTGGGGCACTGCTATCCCTACTGTCCGCAACCCGATCTGACCGTGGGGATCAAATCTCATACTGATGCAGGTTTGACGGTGTTGCTGCAGAACCAGGTCGGAGGGTTGCAAGTGAAGCATGGGAGTGAGTGGGTGGATGTCAAGCCATTGCCTGGGGCATTGACTGTTAATATTGGCGACTTCATACAG ATCATATCGAATGGGGAGTATCAAAGCGTAGAGCATCGAGTATTGGCAAACTCATCAAAGGAACCAAGAATCTCAGTCTTGAGTTTTAATAACGTGGGGGGTTGGAAAGAGTCGGATGAATTTGGGCCATTTCCAGAATTACTATCTGCAGAGAAACCAGCCCTTTATCGAGGATTCACCGTGCCAGAGTTCCATCAGAGCTTTTACAGCAAAGGGTTAGATGGCAAAAACATAGTAGAAAGAGTTACACTACATTAG